ACGGATCGCGACGGGCAGTCGGTGCGCTTCTCGCGTTATCGCGGGAAGCCTCTGCTTGTGAGCTTCATCTACACCGGCTGCTTTCAGGTCTGTCCGACCACCACGAAGTTCCTTGCGAAAGCCGTTGCGGCGGCGACCGACGCGCTCGGCGAGGGCAGCTTCAATGTCGTTAGCATCGGATTCAATCTGCCGTTCGACACGCCCTCGGCCATGCGGACGTTCGCGAAGCAGCAGGGCATCACCGCTAAGAACTGGGAATTCTTGAGTCCGGATCCGTCGTCGCTCGAAGACCTCACGCGCAACTTCGGGTTCCTCTATTACTCCACGCCGAAGGGCTACGATCACCTGATCCAGGTGACGCTAGTCGATCCGCAGGGTCGCGTGTACCGGCAGATCTACGGCGATTCCTTCGATCTGCGGATGCTGGTTGCGCCGCTGAAGGAACTCGTCACCGGCACACCCCCGCCGCTCGGCGACCTCGCGGCGTTCGCGGAGCGCGTACGCATTCTCTGCACGGTGTACGATCCGGCTTCGGGTCGCTATCGCCTCAACTATGCGGTCGTGATCGAGCTGCTCGTCGGCGCCGGCATCATCTTGTTCGGGCTCCTGACCCTTC
The DNA window shown above is from Betaproteobacteria bacterium and carries:
- a CDS encoding SCO family protein, translated to MNARAAAVAAMLGLLAVLSTRAYAEEGASAGGSPLDERKALAFSQSVIGKPIGDYSFTDRDGQSVRFSRYRGKPLLVSFIYTGCFQVCPTTTKFLAKAVAAATDALGEGSFNVVSIGFNLPFDTPSAMRTFAKQQGITAKNWEFLSPDPSSLEDLTRNFGFLYYSTPKGYDHLIQVTLVDPQGRVYRQIYGDSFDLRMLVAPLKELVTGTPPPLGDLAAFAERVRILCTVYDPASGRYRLNYAVVIELLVGAGIILFGLLTLLWEWRKHKRAAASHGG